In a genomic window of Nitrospirota bacterium:
- the carB gene encoding carbamoyl-phosphate synthase large subunit — protein sequence MPRRTDIKSILLIGSGPIVIGQACEFDYSGTQACKALREEGYRVILINSNPATIMTDPELADRTYVEPITAEVVEKVIERERPDALLPTMGGQTALNATMALVKRGTLEKYGVKLIGASAEAIHKAEDREAFKHAMQRIGLRVPTSGTAHTREEAIKILEQVGFPAIIRPSFTMGGTGGNIAYNREEFEKLIDWALAMSPVSQVLIEESLIGWKEYELEVMRDLKDNVVIICPIENLDPMGVHTGDSITVAPAMTLSDKEYQRMRDAAVRIMREIGVDTGGSNVQFGLNPKNGDMVIIEMNPRVSRSSALASKATGFPIAKIAAKLAVGYTLDEITNDITGVTKASFEPTIDYVVVKIPRFAFQKFRGADPTLTTQMKSVGEVMAIGRTFKEALQKAIRSLELNMNGFSSREGLDRGIPEGFDRPQALERVRQHLRTPIAERLWHVADGMRLGLSNDDLFALTMIDPWFLEQIRELIQFEAVLVGQAGKKSSALEESLLWQAKELGFSDDRIAQLIGSTSASVRKQRTRAGQGRRGVTYKRVDTCAAEFEAHTPYLYSTYGSECEARPTDRKKVIILGGGPNRIGQGIEFDYCCVHAVMALREEGIESIMVNCNPETVSTDYDTSDRLYFEPLTEEDVLNIVEREQPLGVVLQFGGQTPLKLALPLSKAGVRILGTSPDAIDRAEDRERFRDLLNKLGLRQAESGMARSVDESLRIAAQISYPVMVRPSYVLGGRSMQIVYDESGLLEYMKSAVKASPKHPVLIDKYLSDAIEVDADAISDGTNVVVAGIMEHIEEAGVHSGDSACSLPPYSLDHSVVEEIRRQMKALALELGVIGLMNAQFAIKDKTIYVLEVNPRGSRTVPFVSKAIGVPLAKLAMKTMVGKTLPELGLVEAPAPAHLSVKESVFPFNKFPGVDVLLGPEMKSTGEVMGIDQDFGWAFAKSQAGAGAPLPKGGTAFISVKESDRPAALEVVQQLQRLGFAIEATSGTAAYLRDHGVHTETVNKVKEGRPHVVDHIKNGRIALVVNTVRTASAHADSLSIRREALNKGLAYYTTIRGARAAVMGIEAILKTELTIRSLQEYHHHS from the coding sequence GTGCCAAGGCGAACAGATATCAAATCCATTTTGTTGATCGGGTCTGGCCCGATCGTGATCGGTCAGGCCTGTGAGTTCGACTATTCCGGCACGCAGGCCTGCAAAGCTCTGAGAGAAGAAGGTTACCGGGTCATTCTTATCAACAGCAACCCGGCAACGATCATGACCGATCCAGAGTTGGCCGATCGGACCTATGTGGAGCCGATCACAGCTGAGGTGGTTGAGAAAGTGATCGAGCGTGAGCGTCCTGACGCCCTGCTCCCAACCATGGGAGGACAGACCGCGTTGAATGCGACGATGGCCTTGGTCAAGCGGGGGACGCTCGAAAAATACGGAGTGAAGCTAATCGGCGCGTCCGCCGAAGCGATTCATAAGGCTGAGGATCGCGAAGCGTTCAAACATGCGATGCAGCGTATCGGGTTGCGCGTGCCAACCAGCGGAACGGCGCATACCCGTGAAGAAGCGATCAAGATTCTTGAGCAGGTCGGATTCCCGGCGATCATTCGACCGTCGTTTACCATGGGTGGAACCGGTGGAAACATCGCCTACAATCGGGAAGAGTTCGAGAAGCTGATCGACTGGGCCTTAGCGATGAGTCCGGTCAGTCAAGTGCTGATCGAGGAATCGCTGATTGGCTGGAAAGAGTATGAACTTGAGGTGATGCGGGACCTTAAGGACAATGTCGTCATTATCTGTCCGATCGAAAATCTGGACCCGATGGGCGTGCATACAGGCGATAGCATCACCGTCGCACCGGCGATGACACTGTCGGACAAAGAATATCAACGCATGCGGGATGCTGCGGTTCGGATTATGCGTGAGATCGGCGTCGATACCGGCGGATCGAACGTCCAGTTCGGCCTGAATCCTAAGAATGGCGACATGGTGATCATCGAAATGAATCCTCGTGTATCGAGGAGCTCCGCACTGGCTTCCAAAGCGACGGGATTTCCTATCGCCAAGATTGCCGCGAAGCTCGCCGTGGGCTACACGCTGGATGAAATCACCAACGACATTACCGGTGTGACTAAAGCCTCCTTCGAACCCACGATCGACTATGTGGTGGTGAAGATCCCTCGCTTTGCGTTTCAGAAGTTCCGAGGAGCCGATCCAACCCTCACGACACAGATGAAATCCGTGGGCGAAGTGATGGCGATCGGGCGGACCTTCAAGGAAGCTTTGCAGAAGGCGATTCGTTCGCTGGAGTTGAACATGAACGGGTTCTCCTCGCGGGAGGGGTTGGACCGAGGCATCCCTGAAGGGTTCGATCGGCCACAAGCGCTGGAGCGGGTACGCCAACATCTGCGGACTCCGATTGCGGAGCGGCTGTGGCATGTTGCCGATGGCATGCGACTCGGTCTGTCCAATGACGACCTTTTTGCCCTCACGATGATCGACCCCTGGTTCCTCGAGCAGATCCGGGAGCTGATTCAATTTGAAGCGGTGCTGGTCGGCCAGGCAGGGAAGAAATCATCCGCGCTTGAAGAGTCGCTTCTGTGGCAAGCCAAAGAACTGGGATTTTCAGACGATCGGATCGCGCAGCTCATCGGGTCCACATCGGCCTCCGTCAGGAAGCAGCGGACCCGTGCAGGCCAGGGCCGCAGAGGGGTGACGTATAAACGCGTCGATACCTGCGCCGCAGAGTTTGAAGCCCATACCCCGTATCTCTATTCGACATATGGAAGCGAATGTGAGGCGCGCCCGACAGACCGGAAGAAAGTCATCATCCTCGGGGGAGGACCGAATCGTATCGGACAGGGGATCGAATTCGACTACTGCTGTGTTCATGCGGTGATGGCGCTTCGCGAAGAAGGCATCGAATCGATCATGGTGAATTGCAACCCCGAAACGGTGAGTACCGACTACGACACCTCGGATCGGCTCTATTTTGAGCCGTTGACTGAGGAGGACGTCCTCAACATCGTGGAGCGCGAACAGCCGTTGGGTGTCGTCTTACAGTTCGGCGGGCAGACTCCGCTCAAGCTCGCGCTCCCCTTGTCCAAGGCCGGGGTGCGAATTCTGGGCACAAGTCCTGACGCGATCGACCGAGCAGAAGATCGAGAACGATTCCGCGACCTCTTAAATAAGCTCGGGCTTCGCCAAGCGGAGAGCGGCATGGCCCGATCCGTTGACGAGTCCCTTCGGATCGCCGCGCAGATCAGCTATCCGGTCATGGTGAGGCCTTCGTATGTGCTGGGCGGGCGATCCATGCAGATCGTCTACGACGAGTCCGGCTTGTTGGAATATATGAAGTCGGCCGTGAAAGCCTCGCCGAAACATCCCGTGCTGATCGATAAGTATCTTTCTGATGCGATTGAAGTCGATGCCGATGCCATTTCAGACGGGACGAACGTCGTGGTGGCCGGGATTATGGAGCATATCGAAGAAGCCGGGGTGCATTCGGGGGACTCAGCCTGTTCGTTGCCGCCCTATTCACTTGATCACAGTGTTGTCGAAGAGATTCGTCGACAAATGAAGGCGTTGGCCCTGGAGCTCGGGGTGATCGGCCTGATGAACGCGCAATTTGCGATTAAAGACAAGACGATCTATGTGTTGGAGGTGAATCCTCGAGGCTCACGCACCGTGCCGTTCGTGAGTAAAGCCATTGGTGTGCCGCTGGCCAAGCTGGCGATGAAGACCATGGTGGGTAAGACCCTTCCTGAATTGGGGCTGGTCGAGGCCCCTGCGCCCGCACATCTGTCTGTGAAAGAATCCGTCTTCCCCTTCAATAAGTTTCCGGGGGTGGATGTGCTCTTGGGCCCGGAGATGAAGTCCACCGGAGAAGTCATGGGCATCGATCAGGATTTCGGATGGGCCTTCGCGAAATCTCAGGCAGGCGCCGGTGCGCCCCTGCCGAAGGGCGGCACGGCCTTCATCAGCGTGAAGGAGAGCGATCGACCGGCGGCGTTGGAAGTCGTGCAACAACTGCAGCGGCTGGGGTTTGCCATTGAAGCCACGAGTGGAACGGCAGCTTATTTGCGCGACCACGGAGTCCATACGGAGACCGTGAATAAGGTCAAGGAAGGCCGCCCGCATGTCGTGGACCATATTAAGAACGGCCGGATCGCGTTAGTGGTGAATACGGTACGCACCGCCTCGGCCCATGCTGATTCCTTGTCGATCCGCCGGGAGGCTCTCAATAAAGGGCTGGCTTATTATACGACCATACGGGGGGCACGGGCGGCGGTCATGGGCATTGAAGCGATTCTCAAGACAGAGCTGACCATCCGGTCGTTGCAGGAGTATCACCACCACTCATAG
- a CDS encoding M48 family metallopeptidase, which translates to MACSADHSSDSVERALATPVGRRAMLALGAHGAMNLCTVLGVGTALSLFGSLTGCYRAPGTARDQVIFFSEEKELEFGLSAFREVLRSAPLSDNAEVNELVHRVGRKIADAANKPEYQWEFAVIQDDKMVNAFALPGGKVAIFTGILKTTKDDVGLATVMGHEVAHALQRHGVERMSRSILDQIAQLGALGAAASGHANPGAIQGLLGAYGVNVSLPFNRKQESEADYIGLRLMAQAGYDPRQAVPFWERMSGCPRQMIGKVCFRSQQAIPEFLSTHPSDLTRINQIEAWLPEALQYYHGPGGGAVPPPPAPYRPTIGPMPQTS; encoded by the coding sequence ATGGCATGTTCGGCTGATCACAGTTCGGATTCCGTCGAGCGAGCGTTAGCGACGCCGGTCGGGCGACGAGCGATGCTGGCGCTGGGCGCCCATGGAGCCATGAACCTCTGTACGGTCCTAGGGGTCGGCACGGCGCTGAGTCTGTTCGGCAGTTTGACCGGTTGTTATCGCGCACCGGGTACGGCTCGCGACCAGGTGATTTTTTTCTCCGAAGAGAAGGAGCTGGAATTCGGATTGAGCGCGTTCCGCGAGGTGTTGCGCTCGGCGCCTCTGAGTGACAATGCCGAAGTGAATGAGTTGGTGCATCGGGTGGGACGGAAAATCGCTGACGCTGCGAACAAGCCTGAATATCAGTGGGAATTTGCGGTCATTCAAGACGATAAGATGGTTAATGCGTTCGCCCTCCCAGGCGGGAAGGTCGCCATCTTCACCGGAATTCTCAAGACGACGAAAGACGATGTGGGCTTGGCAACCGTGATGGGGCATGAGGTCGCACATGCGTTGCAGCGTCACGGGGTCGAACGGATGAGTCGAAGTATCCTGGACCAAATTGCCCAATTGGGCGCATTGGGTGCGGCGGCCTCAGGCCATGCCAATCCCGGTGCGATCCAGGGCCTGTTGGGGGCCTACGGGGTCAATGTGTCGCTGCCGTTTAATCGAAAACAAGAATCAGAAGCCGATTACATTGGACTTCGATTGATGGCCCAGGCCGGGTACGATCCGCGTCAAGCGGTTCCATTTTGGGAGCGCATGAGCGGCTGTCCGAGGCAGATGATCGGTAAGGTCTGCTTCCGCTCGCAGCAGGCGATCCCTGAGTTTCTTTCCACTCATCCGTCCGATTTGACACGTATCAACCAGATTGAAGCCTGGCTTCCCGAGGCGCTCCAGTATTATCATGGGCCTGGGGGAGGGGCGGTTCCGCCGCCACCAGCGCCATACAGGCCGACCATCGGGCCCATGCCACAAACTAGTTAG
- the sppA gene encoding signal peptide peptidase SppA, whose amino-acid sequence MHKMCVTLGRLCLLAAISLQSSCITVNLIEPSGPVQEVQLSGTGEGKVLLLDLSGVISSQDKDGLVSQPNMLATFREELTRASKDDKVKAVVVRINSPGGTVTASDILYHELREFKLKKKVPVIASMMDVAASGGYYLAMAADSILVHPSTVTGSIGVIMLTVNARGLLEKVGVEANAITSGPRKDMGSPFRVMTPEERGIFQSVIDSFYHRFLAVVQEGRPHLTADQIKKLADGRIYSGDQAKAAGLIDEIGYLDDALELAKKKAGLTEARVVTYGRRGEYQNNIYSRLFGTSSVSMAGFANLDLLSMVRGGTPQFMYLWMP is encoded by the coding sequence ATGCATAAAATGTGTGTCACTCTTGGTCGGCTGTGTCTCCTTGCGGCCATCAGCCTGCAATCCAGTTGCATCACGGTCAACCTCATCGAACCATCGGGGCCGGTGCAAGAAGTACAGCTGAGCGGCACAGGCGAGGGGAAAGTGTTGTTGCTCGACCTATCGGGTGTGATCAGCTCACAAGATAAAGACGGGCTCGTGTCGCAGCCTAATATGTTGGCTACGTTCAGGGAAGAGCTGACAAGGGCTTCGAAGGACGACAAGGTGAAAGCGGTGGTCGTTCGGATCAACAGTCCGGGTGGAACGGTGACCGCTTCGGACATTCTGTATCACGAGTTGCGGGAGTTCAAGCTCAAGAAGAAGGTTCCCGTGATTGCCTCGATGATGGATGTTGCGGCGTCTGGGGGCTACTACTTGGCCATGGCAGCGGACAGCATTTTGGTCCATCCCTCAACGGTGACGGGCAGCATCGGTGTCATCATGCTGACCGTCAATGCGCGAGGCTTGCTTGAAAAAGTGGGTGTCGAGGCGAACGCCATCACCTCAGGCCCCCGCAAGGACATGGGCTCACCCTTTCGAGTCATGACGCCGGAAGAGCGGGGGATTTTTCAGAGCGTGATCGATTCCTTCTATCATCGGTTTCTGGCCGTGGTACAGGAGGGGCGTCCCCATCTGACGGCCGATCAAATCAAGAAGTTGGCCGATGGACGGATCTATTCAGGAGATCAGGCCAAGGCGGCAGGTTTGATCGACGAGATCGGGTATCTTGATGACGCGCTCGAGCTGGCCAAGAAGAAGGCGGGTCTGACCGAGGCGCGGGTTGTGACCTATGGGCGTCGGGGGGAATATCAGAATAATATATACTCGCGTCTGTTCGGGACGAGTTCTGTGAGTATGGCCGGGTTCGCCAATTTGGATTTGCTGTCGATGGTACGGGGTGGTACGCCACAGTTCATGTATCTCTGGATGCCGTAG
- the carA gene encoding glutamine-hydrolyzing carbamoyl-phosphate synthase small subunit encodes MKKALLALADGTLFEGRALGYEGETVGEVVFNTAMTGYQEVLTDPSYKGQIITMTCPHIGNYGVTPEDIESRRIWAEGFIVKEASSLASNWRSKQQLQDYLQDAKIVGIEGLDTRALTRHLREYGSQQGLITHVEMDARRAVEKAKAAPSIIGRDLATTVTCEKSYQWTEGSGEWIPSLGDKPRVAATRRWHVVAYDFGVKQNILRQLVDVGCAVTVVPASTTAKQVHALKPDGVFLSNGPGDPEGVPYAIEAVRELIGQYPLFGICLGHQILGLALGLKTYKLKFGHHGANHPVMNLRTRQVEITSQNHNFAVQVTQPISAIPDRPPVIETSFGKVAVTHLSLNDHSIEGLACVDRPVFSVQYHPEASPGPHDSAYLFTEFIQLMEKQHA; translated from the coding sequence GTGAAAAAAGCGTTATTAGCATTGGCGGATGGCACGCTCTTCGAGGGGCGTGCATTGGGATATGAAGGGGAGACAGTCGGCGAAGTCGTGTTTAACACGGCCATGACTGGCTACCAGGAAGTTTTGACCGACCCTTCCTATAAAGGACAGATCATTACCATGACCTGTCCCCACATTGGAAACTACGGGGTCACACCGGAGGATATCGAGTCGAGGCGGATCTGGGCTGAAGGATTCATCGTCAAAGAGGCCAGTTCGCTCGCCAGTAACTGGCGCAGCAAACAGCAGCTCCAAGACTATTTACAGGATGCGAAGATCGTCGGCATCGAAGGGCTGGATACGAGGGCCCTCACGCGCCACTTGCGCGAATATGGCTCGCAGCAGGGCCTCATTACCCATGTTGAGATGGATGCCCGCCGAGCTGTGGAGAAGGCGAAAGCGGCCCCCAGCATCATTGGCCGCGATCTGGCGACCACCGTCACCTGCGAGAAGTCCTATCAATGGACGGAGGGATCGGGTGAATGGATTCCTTCGCTCGGCGACAAGCCTCGCGTTGCTGCGACCAGACGCTGGCATGTTGTGGCCTATGATTTTGGGGTGAAACAGAATATTCTTCGCCAACTTGTGGATGTGGGCTGTGCCGTCACCGTTGTGCCGGCTTCGACCACCGCGAAGCAGGTTCACGCGCTCAAGCCGGACGGGGTTTTTCTGTCGAACGGGCCAGGGGATCCTGAAGGGGTACCGTACGCCATCGAGGCGGTGAGGGAGTTGATCGGTCAGTATCCGCTCTTCGGTATTTGTTTAGGACATCAGATTCTTGGCCTCGCACTGGGGCTCAAGACCTATAAGTTAAAGTTCGGCCATCATGGGGCGAATCATCCCGTCATGAATCTCCGCACGAGACAAGTCGAGATCACGTCGCAGAACCACAACTTCGCCGTGCAAGTCACGCAGCCGATCAGTGCCATTCCAGATCGGCCGCCCGTCATCGAGACGTCGTTCGGGAAGGTCGCGGTGACACATCTGAGTCTGAACGATCACTCCATTGAAGGATTGGCCTGTGTGGATCGTCCAGTATTCTCGGTGCAGTATCACCCGGAGGCCTCCCCCGGGCCCCATGACTCGGCCTATTTATTCACCGAGTTTATTCAGCTGATGGAGAAACAGCATGCATAA
- a CDS encoding DUF4149 domain-containing protein, translating into MPRHFRWGLVCCLTCEWLALGIWVGGLLVLIGAVIPAVFNTFGGQDSGGFFLTRAFEGYNRFVIGALAILCAGTWYRWWSGNQAVVVSRSEMALLVGMSVIAGVIILWLHPQAASLQAQAFAVKDEVARKAAFEAFFRIHMPVRSFYMVNLVLGILLTGIKAKRLLHRDGALT; encoded by the coding sequence GTGCCACGCCACTTCCGCTGGGGCCTGGTCTGTTGCCTGACCTGTGAATGGCTGGCCTTGGGCATATGGGTCGGCGGATTGCTGGTGCTCATTGGAGCGGTCATTCCAGCTGTCTTTAATACGTTCGGTGGGCAGGACTCAGGCGGGTTCTTTCTGACGCGAGCGTTTGAGGGATATAATCGCTTCGTGATCGGGGCGCTGGCTATCTTATGTGCCGGAACCTGGTATCGCTGGTGGAGTGGAAACCAGGCGGTGGTGGTTAGTCGGAGCGAGATGGCGTTGCTAGTGGGGATGTCGGTGATTGCTGGGGTCATTATTCTCTGGCTGCATCCACAGGCCGCCTCGCTTCAAGCGCAGGCCTTCGCCGTAAAAGATGAGGTCGCAAGGAAGGCGGCGTTCGAAGCATTTTTCCGTATTCACATGCCGGTCCGGTCGTTCTATATGGTGAATCTCGTGCTGGGTATCCTATTGACCGGAATCAAGGCTAAACGATTGCTGCATCGGGACGGAGCGCTCACGTGA
- a CDS encoding dihydroorotase, translating into MAIHIAGGHVIDPGRFNGVADVLIDAGRIVAVGPNLTAPAGATKIDARGRLVLPGFVDLHVHFREPGFEYKESIQSGAAAAVAGGFTSVCCMPNTNPVNDNQAITEFMLERARAAGLANVFPIGAITKGSEGKELAEIGDLRRAGCVAISDDGKPVMNSLVMRRAMEYALAFDVAVVDHCEDLHLAEGGCMNEGAISTELGLPGIPSAAEDVMVARNVALAELTGARLHLAHISTEGSARMVREAKSRGLKVTAEACPHHFTITEETVRGYNTYAKMNPPLRTWKDVQAIKDGLRDGTIDVIATDHAPHATQEKQLGFAEAPFGIVGLETALPLTFALVDEGVLSLEAAVDKLSTAPAKVFGLAKGTLAVGADADVTIVDQQESWEVDPARFFSKSRNTPFAGWKVKGRVRTTIVGGRVVFEASQAEG; encoded by the coding sequence GTGGCTATTCATATTGCGGGCGGGCACGTGATCGATCCGGGACGGTTCAATGGCGTGGCCGATGTGCTGATCGATGCAGGGCGAATCGTCGCGGTGGGGCCGAATCTGACGGCTCCCGCAGGGGCCACGAAGATTGATGCTAGGGGACGATTGGTTCTTCCAGGCTTTGTCGATCTTCATGTCCATTTCAGGGAGCCTGGTTTCGAATACAAAGAGTCGATTCAGAGTGGAGCGGCGGCGGCGGTAGCCGGCGGGTTCACGTCGGTCTGTTGTATGCCGAACACCAATCCCGTCAATGACAATCAAGCGATTACAGAGTTCATGCTCGAACGGGCGCGGGCGGCTGGGCTGGCGAATGTGTTTCCGATCGGCGCGATCACGAAAGGCTCCGAAGGGAAAGAACTGGCGGAGATCGGCGACTTGCGGCGTGCCGGTTGTGTCGCCATTTCGGACGACGGGAAGCCGGTGATGAACAGTTTGGTGATGCGGCGAGCGATGGAGTACGCCTTGGCCTTCGATGTGGCGGTGGTCGATCATTGCGAAGACCTGCATCTCGCCGAGGGAGGCTGTATGAACGAAGGGGCTATCTCAACCGAGTTGGGGCTCCCCGGAATTCCCTCTGCGGCAGAAGATGTGATGGTGGCGCGTAATGTTGCCTTGGCGGAACTGACCGGAGCCCGGCTGCATCTAGCTCATATCAGCACAGAGGGTTCGGCCCGGATGGTGCGAGAGGCCAAGTCCCGTGGACTGAAAGTGACGGCCGAGGCCTGCCCCCATCACTTTACCATCACGGAGGAAACGGTCCGAGGGTACAACACCTATGCCAAAATGAATCCCCCGCTTCGGACCTGGAAGGATGTACAAGCTATTAAGGACGGTCTTCGCGACGGGACCATTGATGTCATTGCCACGGATCATGCGCCGCATGCCACTCAGGAAAAACAGCTGGGTTTTGCCGAAGCGCCGTTCGGCATTGTCGGGTTGGAGACAGCACTACCGTTGACCTTCGCCTTGGTCGATGAAGGGGTCTTGTCGTTGGAGGCGGCGGTCGATAAGCTGAGTACCGCTCCGGCGAAGGTATTTGGATTGGCCAAAGGCACGTTGGCGGTCGGGGCCGATGCCGATGTCACGATTGTCGATCAACAGGAATCGTGGGAGGTCGATCCGGCCAGGTTTTTCTCGAAAAGTCGAAACACCCCCTTTGCCGGATGGAAGGTGAAGGGGCGAGTGCGGACGACCATCGTCGGCGGCCGGGTCGTGTTCGAGGCCAGTCAGGCGGAGGGCTAG
- a CDS encoding aspartate carbamoyltransferase catalytic subunit, whose protein sequence is MSLKRKDLLSLAPLSVDEIRLILETADSFKEVSGREIKKVPALRGRTVVNLFFEPSTRTRTSFELAAKRLSADVINFSPSSSSVVKGETLLDTARNIEAMQADIIVLRHPSAGAAEALARGVKSSVINAGDGWHEHPTQGLLDLYTIRERGLSFEGLKVAIVGDVAHSRVARSNIHALVKLGAEVRVVGPPTMIPSGVDKLGARVYYHLDEALRGVQVIMMLRLQLERQGKAMFPTIREYARLYGLTAERVKLADPGAIVMHPGPINRGVEIAPEVADSLSSVILDQVANGVAVRMGILYLMSGAN, encoded by the coding sequence ATGAGCCTCAAACGCAAAGACCTCTTGAGCCTAGCGCCCTTGTCCGTCGACGAGATCCGGTTAATCTTGGAGACGGCCGATTCGTTCAAGGAGGTGAGCGGTCGGGAAATCAAAAAAGTCCCGGCACTTCGTGGGCGCACCGTGGTCAATCTGTTTTTTGAGCCCAGTACGAGGACGCGCACCTCGTTCGAGTTGGCGGCAAAACGGCTGAGCGCCGACGTCATCAATTTTTCGCCGTCGTCGAGCAGTGTGGTCAAAGGCGAAACATTGCTCGATACCGCGCGCAATATCGAGGCGATGCAGGCGGATATTATCGTCTTGCGCCACCCCTCGGCCGGTGCAGCCGAGGCCCTGGCCCGCGGGGTGAAATCTTCCGTAATCAATGCCGGAGACGGGTGGCATGAGCATCCGACCCAAGGCCTCCTGGATCTCTATACCATTCGGGAGCGAGGCCTGTCGTTCGAGGGGCTCAAGGTGGCGATCGTCGGAGATGTGGCGCATAGCCGGGTGGCTCGCTCGAACATTCATGCGCTGGTCAAGTTAGGAGCGGAAGTTCGGGTCGTAGGGCCGCCGACGATGATACCCAGTGGCGTCGATAAGCTGGGCGCACGAGTCTATTATCATCTCGATGAGGCCTTGCGCGGCGTGCAGGTCATCATGATGTTGCGATTGCAGCTCGAACGGCAGGGCAAGGCGATGTTTCCAACCATCCGCGAATATGCGCGGCTTTACGGGCTGACGGCTGAACGGGTCAAGTTAGCCGACCCAGGGGCTATCGTGATGCATCCAGGTCCGATCAATCGAGGGGTCGAAATTGCTCCTGAGGTGGCCGATAGTTTGTCCTCGGTCATTCTGGATCAGGTGGCGAACGGCGTGGCCGTTCGCATGGGTATTCTCTATCTTATGTCAGGAGCGAACTGA
- the pyrR gene encoding bifunctional pyr operon transcriptional regulator/uracil phosphoribosyltransferase PyrR: MNPTPQDRPQERLVMDTGDIARAVTRIAHEILERNKGVQDLALVGIRTGGVHLAHRLVKRIQEIEAASVPIGELDITLYRDDLSMRKEQPILRKTSVPFDISDKIIVLVDDVLFTGRTIRAAMDGLIDLGRPAEIQLAVLVDRGHRQLPIKATYIGKNIPTSREENIQVLLEEQGEDDRVVILKA, encoded by the coding sequence ATGAACCCTACACCACAGGATCGACCTCAAGAGCGGCTCGTGATGGACACGGGAGATATTGCGCGGGCGGTCACCCGGATTGCCCATGAAATTCTCGAACGGAATAAGGGCGTGCAGGATTTGGCGCTGGTCGGGATTCGAACCGGGGGCGTGCATCTGGCCCATCGGTTGGTGAAACGTATCCAGGAAATTGAAGCGGCGTCGGTGCCGATCGGTGAATTGGACATTACGCTCTATCGGGACGATCTCTCGATGCGGAAAGAGCAGCCGATTCTCCGCAAGACATCGGTTCCGTTTGATATTTCTGACAAGATTATTGTGTTGGTCGATGACGTCCTGTTCACAGGACGAACCATCCGTGCGGCGATGGATGGGTTGATCGATCTGGGGCGACCGGCAGAGATTCAGCTGGCCGTGCTGGTCGACCGGGGCCATCGCCAGTTGCCGATCAAGGCCACGTATATCGGGAAAAATATTCCGACGTCTCGGGAAGAGAACATTCAAGTGTTGCTGGAAGAACAAGGCGAAGATGATCGGGTGGTGATTCTCAAGGCCTGA
- a CDS encoding polymer-forming cytoskeletal protein has protein sequence MWQPEKQDNRRSTQSLSDLEGIIPSSPNSRPESTEAIVAFVGKGVEFKGTISYSGTVRIDGFLDGEIHTDGTLLVGEEAVLTAKVSAGTIVCMGKITGDVVAKEKIKLLAPAVLNGGVKTPMLSIEDGVLFNGTLEMTQAVREVSRETTLRSVDDASVSPIKRAAV, from the coding sequence ATGTGGCAGCCGGAAAAGCAGGACAACAGACGTTCGACGCAATCCCTCTCAGACCTGGAGGGCATCATCCCTTCATCGCCAAACTCTCGACCGGAATCGACTGAAGCCATCGTGGCCTTCGTCGGCAAAGGCGTCGAATTCAAAGGCACGATCTCATACAGCGGAACTGTGCGGATCGATGGCTTTCTTGATGGAGAGATCCACACCGACGGGACCTTGCTGGTCGGAGAGGAAGCCGTCCTCACAGCCAAAGTGAGCGCAGGGACCATCGTGTGTATGGGAAAAATCACCGGCGATGTCGTGGCAAAAGAAAAAATCAAGCTGCTCGCTCCTGCCGTGCTCAATGGCGGCGTAAAGACCCCGATGCTCTCGATCGAGGACGGCGTACTCTTCAATGGCACATTGGAGATGACTCAAGCAGTTCGAGAAGTGAGCCGGGAAACGACGCTCCGCTCCGTCGATGACGCCAGCGTTTCACCCATCAAGCGAGCCGCAGTATAG
- a CDS encoding polymer-forming cytoskeletal protein, with product MWAFGNTQPGTVTGQEDFTFLGKDVVFKGTLTLEGNVRVDGQLEGELHSTGTLTVGEHAIIKGNITAGVLITSGKIKGDVTASEKVTILNPGIVIGDIRTPTISIEAGAHFHGLSDMGTEKWVEDRDAPSEKVHDLTVHRGRLRAPDY from the coding sequence ATGTGGGCGTTCGGAAACACTCAACCGGGGACAGTAACGGGGCAGGAAGATTTTACCTTTCTGGGAAAGGACGTCGTCTTTAAAGGCACCCTGACCTTGGAGGGAAACGTTCGTGTCGATGGTCAGCTTGAAGGTGAACTCCACTCAACCGGGACGCTGACGGTTGGGGAACATGCGATCATCAAAGGCAACATCACGGCCGGGGTCTTAATCACGAGCGGCAAAATCAAGGGAGATGTCACGGCCTCTGAAAAGGTCACCATCCTGAACCCGGGGATTGTGATCGGCGATATCCGCACTCCGACAATTTCCATTGAGGCAGGAGCGCACTTTCACGGCTTATCCGATATGGGGACAGAGAAATGGGTCGAGGACCGCGATGCACCGAGCGAGAAGGTTCATGACCTCACCGTCCACCGTGGAAGACTGCGGGCACCAGACTACTAG